One window of the Xiphophorus couchianus chromosome 12, X_couchianus-1.0, whole genome shotgun sequence genome contains the following:
- the slc6a4b gene encoding solute carrier family 6 member 4b, with the protein MAGTLPQHGSPNSGYSANNAAAVPAITQTDSRDKWSKKMDFLLSVIGFAVDLGNVWRFPYICYQNGGGAFLIPYILMAIFGGVPLFYMELALGQFHRTGAISIWKHICPIFKGIGYAICVIALYVSFYYNTIIAWALFYFYSSFSSILPWTNCDNVWNTPNCTNYFGMDNVTWTNSSRSPAEEFYTRNVLEIHKSSGLRDVGGVRWQLMLCLFLIFTIVYFSLWKGVRTSGKVVWVTATLPYIVLFILLIRGATLPGAWRGVVFYLKPQWDKLLETSVWVDAAAQIFFSLGPGFGVLLALSSYNPFTNNCYRDAIVTSLVNCLTSFVSGFVIFTVLGYMAEMRKVEVEDVAKDKGPSLLFITYPEAIANMMGSTFFAIIFFVMMITLGLDSTFGGLEAIITAVLDEYPDYFSHRRELFVLCLVVVCFLGSLSTLTNGGAYVVKLLEEFGVGCSIIAVGFLEAIAVSWFYGIKRFSNDVQAMLGQAPGLFWRVCWVAISPAFLAYIIVSSLLKAPTLMLFDYKYPDWSITVGYIIGFSSFMWIPIYMVYKLVWTPGSLKQRLAVCLRPERTIPDVHTGSLNMAAVSQKDMNTSVCL; encoded by the exons ATGGCCGGCACTCTGCCCCAGCACGGCTCTCCGAACTCCGGCTACAGCGCCAACAACGCCGCGGCTGTGCCGGCGATCACCCAGACGGACTCCAGGGACAAATGGAGCAAGAAGATGGACTTTCTCCTGTCTGTCATTGGGTTTGCGGTGGATTTGGGCAACGTTTGGAGATTTCCTTACATTTGTTATCAAAACGGTGGCG GTGCTTTCCTCATCCCCTACATTTTGATGGCGATCTTTGGTGGCGTGCCGCTGTTTTACATGGAGCTGGCTCTCGGGCAGTTCCACCGGACTGGAGCCATATCCATATGGAAACACATCTGTCCTATTTTCAAAG GAATAGGATATGCCATCTGTGTCATTGCTCTGTACGTGTCCTTCTACTACAACACCATCATCGCCTGGGCCCTGTTCTACTTCTACTCCTCCTTCTCCAGCATCCTCCCCTGGACTAACTGTGATAACGTCTGGAACACCCCCAACTGCACCAACTACTTTGGAATGGATAATGTGACTTGGACAAATTCCTCCAGGTCTCCGGCAGAGGAATTTTACAC GAGGAACGTTCTTGAAATCCACAAGTCGTCAGGACTAAGAGATGTCGGGGGTGTTCGCTGGCAGCTGATGCTCTGCCTCTTTCTTATCTTCACTATAGTTTACTTCAGCCTCTGGAAGGGTGTGCGAACCTCAGGGAAG GTTGTGTGGGTCACCGCCACCTTGCCTTACATTGTGCTTTTTATCCTGCTGATTCGAGGTGCAACTCTGCCAGGAGCCTGGAGAGGTGTGGTGTTTTATCTGAAACCACAGTGGGACAAGCTGCTGGAGACCAGT GTGTGGGTGGACGCTGCTGCTCAGATCTTCTTCTCTCTGGGTCCTGGGTTCGGCgttcttttggctctttccAGCTACAACCCTTTTACAAATAACTGCTATCG TGATGCCATTGTGACCAGTTTGGTGAACTGCCTGACCAGCTTTGTGTCAGGCTTTGTAATCTTCACTGTGCTGGGCTACATGGCAGAGATGAGGAAGGTCGAGGTTGAGGATGTGGCCAAAGATAAAG ggcCAAGTCTACTTTTCATCACATACCCAGAAGCAATTGCAAACATGATGGGGTCTACTTTTTttgctataattttttttgtgatgatGATCACACTGGGACTCGACAGCACG tttggaGGGCTAGAGGCAATCATCACCGCTGTGCTGGACGAATACCCAGATTATTTCTCTCACAGACGTGAGCTTTTTGTTCTGTGCTTGGTGGTTGTCTGTTTCCTGGGTTCTCTAAGCactctcacaaat GGTGGCGCCTATGTGGTGAAGCTACTGGAGGAGTTTGGAGTAGGATGCTCTATCATCGCTGTGGGTTTCCTTGAAGCTATTGCAGTTTCCTGGTTCTATG GGATTAAAAGATTTAGTAACGATGTTCAGGCGATGCTCGGTCAAGCCCCAGGATTGTTCTGGAGAGTGTGCTGGGTTGCTATAAGTCCTGCGTTTCTGGCG TACATCATAGTGAGCTCTCTGTTGAAAGCACCTACCCTCATGCTGTTTGACTACAAGTATCCAGACTGGAGCATCACAGTCGGCTACATCATCGGCTTCTCCTCCTTTATGTGGATCCCCATATACATGGTCTACAAACTGGTGTGGACCCCTGGTTCTCTCAAACAG AGGCTGGCTGTGTGTCTGAGACCAGAGAGGACCATCCCAGACGTCCATACTGGCAGTCTCAACATGGCCGCCGTATCACAGAAAGACATGAACACCTCTGTGTGCTTGTGA